CTTTATTGCCCGCGCTAATCCCTCGGCCTTGATCAGCATCATTTCGGGTACACCGATGCTGTAGTTGAACTGCATGCCGTTATTGTTATAGGGCAGGTAGCTATAGCGGGCGTTTCCGTTTATGCGGTAAAAGTTATACACGAACCTCAAATCCTTGTTGCCCAATACGGTGTTCAGGTCATCGCTGATAAAGGGGGTATTTTTGAAGGCCCCGAAATACTGGTAGTCCACGCATATTTTGGCAAACAGTATTTCCGGATTGTTCGTCTGTTCAATCAACAGCATGGGTTTGTTATAAATGCCGACTTGTGGATTGGCATTGCTGTAAAATATAAAGCTGTTGTAATCGAGTAGGCCAGATCGTTTGGCGAGTGCCGAGTCGGCTTGCTCCTGAGCCTGCACGTATTGCCCGGCATACAGATAGGTACGGGCCAGCATAGCGTGTGCAGCAGCTTTGCCGGGATGAATAACATCTTTTCCAACACCAGGCAGTGAATCGCTGTCGATCGCATCGGTGAGGTCGCGTACGATTTGTTGGTACACTTGCTGTACGGTAGCTCTCGCCGGTTTGGCTGCTGCTTCCGGTGCCAATACCAGCGGCACGGCCAGATCGCGGGAAGCGGAACTGGACTGGTATGCAGGGCCATACATGTTCAATAACTGGAAATAATAGTAAGCGCGATTGAT
This genomic interval from Chitinophaga horti contains the following:
- a CDS encoding RagB/SusD family nutrient uptake outer membrane protein produces the protein MKLFSIPMLALVLLTSSCEKFLGVRPDTNQINLNQTKDLGEMLNTSGMAEPNFVIADLVSDDIMIPEQQLTVVNPNSYYTRAYLWAPTVWDLADTDPMYGNAYKWILQMNVILHHINQSEGGTPAQKSVISAQAKINRAYYYFQLLNMYGPAYQSSSASRDLAVPLVLAPEAAAKPARATVQQVYQQIVRDLTDAIDSDSLPGVGKDVIHPGKAAAHAMLARTYLYAGQYVQAQEQADSALAKRSGLLDYNSFIFYSNANPQVGIYNKPMLLIEQTNNPEILFAKICVDYQYFGAFKNTPFISDDLNTVLGNKDLRFVYNFYRINGNARYSYLPYNNNGMQFNYSIGVPEMMLIKAEGLARAIKAVMRSRY